The following proteins come from a genomic window of Achromobacter deleyi:
- a CDS encoding dihydrodipicolinate synthase family protein yields the protein MSTRAADRPQGVYSPVLTPFNADLSPSAPRFVGHCRALLEQGAGLAIFGTNSEANSLSVAEKRHLLDALLDAGLPAARMMPGTGACALPDAVELTRHAVGAGCGGVLMLPPFYYKGVSDEGLFRAFAHVIERVADERLRIYLYHIPPVSGVPISLGLIDRLLGEFPGIIAGIKDSSGDWANTQAMLRDFQPRGFDVFAGTETVLLDTMRAGGAGCITATGNVNAAPIVALYRSWREAGAEDRQRALNETRAIFQSYPMIPAMKAAIAQRRNDPVWATVRPPLVELDAAQSAQLAQRLAAPAA from the coding sequence ATGAGCACACGAGCCGCGGACCGGCCGCAAGGCGTCTATTCCCCGGTCCTCACGCCCTTCAACGCGGATCTGTCGCCGAGCGCGCCGCGCTTCGTCGGGCATTGCCGCGCGCTGCTGGAACAGGGCGCGGGGCTGGCGATCTTCGGCACCAACTCCGAGGCCAATTCGCTCAGCGTGGCGGAAAAGCGCCATCTGCTGGATGCTTTGTTGGATGCCGGCCTGCCGGCCGCGCGCATGATGCCCGGCACCGGCGCCTGCGCGCTGCCCGACGCGGTGGAGCTGACGCGCCACGCGGTCGGCGCCGGTTGCGGCGGCGTGCTCATGCTGCCGCCGTTCTACTACAAGGGCGTTAGCGACGAGGGCCTGTTCCGCGCCTTCGCCCACGTGATCGAGCGGGTCGCCGACGAGCGCCTGCGCATCTACCTGTATCACATCCCGCCGGTGTCTGGCGTGCCGATCAGCCTGGGCCTGATCGACCGGCTGCTGGGCGAGTTCCCCGGCATCATCGCCGGCATCAAGGACAGTTCCGGCGACTGGGCCAACACCCAGGCCATGCTGCGCGACTTCCAGCCGCGCGGCTTCGACGTGTTCGCCGGCACCGAAACGGTGTTGCTCGACACGATGCGGGCGGGCGGCGCGGGCTGCATCACCGCCACCGGCAACGTCAATGCCGCCCCGATCGTCGCGCTGTACCGCTCGTGGCGCGAGGCGGGCGCCGAGGACCGCCAGCGCGCCCTGAACGAGACCCGCGCCATCTTCCAGTCGTACCCGATGATCCCGGCGATGAAGGCCGCGATCGCGCAGCGGCGCAACGATCCAGTCTGGGCCACGGTCAGGCCGCCCCTGGTGGAACTGGACGCCGCGCAATCGGCGCAACTGGCGCAGCGGCTGGCGGCGCCCGCGGCCTGA
- a CDS encoding mandelate racemase/muconate lactonizing enzyme family protein — protein MPIIESIDVCAAAVPLDKVTSFSNRTVSTRHYGLVKVRSADGVEGIGFCYVGSAGGAIFEAAVQSLLAPVLLGKDSHAVEGLWQSMYQEALLQGRQGTVMRALSALDIALWDLNAKTAGLPLHKFLGAVELESVPAYASGGYYLDGKTPQHLGEEMASYVAKGFAAVKMKTGRLSPREEEARLKAAREAVGPDVELMMDCNNAWQDVTQAMQYIRRFEQYEPYFIEEPFGPDDIDSHAKLARLTHLPIATAEIGYGRWYHKELLDKGAAGILQTDAAVCGGITEWKRIAATAASYGVMVCPHWFHDVHAPLVAATPNARYVEFFWDDQVLNFRKLVDRQLTHKQGRVVLHQEPGLGFGFDERMVERYGKWTRIGR, from the coding sequence GTGCCCATCATTGAATCCATCGACGTTTGCGCCGCCGCGGTGCCCTTGGACAAGGTCACCTCGTTTTCGAACCGCACCGTCTCCACTCGCCACTACGGACTGGTCAAGGTCCGCAGCGCCGATGGCGTCGAAGGCATCGGCTTCTGCTATGTCGGCAGCGCCGGCGGCGCGATCTTCGAGGCCGCGGTGCAGAGCCTGCTGGCGCCGGTGCTGCTGGGCAAGGACTCGCACGCGGTCGAGGGCCTGTGGCAGTCGATGTACCAGGAAGCCCTGCTGCAGGGGCGCCAGGGCACGGTGATGCGCGCGCTCAGCGCGCTCGACATCGCGCTGTGGGACCTCAACGCCAAGACGGCGGGGCTGCCGCTGCACAAGTTCCTGGGCGCGGTCGAACTGGAGTCGGTGCCGGCCTACGCCAGCGGCGGCTACTACCTGGATGGCAAGACGCCGCAGCACCTGGGCGAGGAAATGGCGAGCTACGTCGCCAAGGGCTTTGCCGCCGTCAAGATGAAGACCGGCCGCCTGTCGCCGCGCGAGGAAGAGGCGCGGCTGAAGGCGGCGCGCGAGGCCGTGGGGCCGGACGTCGAGCTGATGATGGACTGCAATAACGCCTGGCAGGACGTGACCCAGGCCATGCAGTACATCCGCCGCTTCGAGCAGTACGAGCCGTACTTCATCGAAGAGCCCTTCGGTCCCGATGACATCGACAGCCACGCCAAGCTGGCGCGCCTGACGCACCTGCCCATCGCCACCGCCGAGATCGGCTACGGCCGCTGGTACCACAAGGAATTGCTGGACAAGGGCGCGGCCGGCATCCTGCAAACCGACGCCGCGGTGTGCGGCGGCATCACAGAATGGAAGCGCATCGCCGCCACCGCCGCCAGCTACGGCGTCATGGTGTGCCCGCACTGGTTCCACGACGTGCACGCGCCGCTGGTGGCCGCCACGCCCAATGCGCGCTATGTTGAGTTTTTCTGGGACGACCAGGTCCTGAATTTCCGCAAGCTGGTGGACCGCCAACTGACCCACAAACAGGGCCGCGTGGTGCTGCACCAGGAGCCGGGGCTGGGATTCGGTTTCGATGAACGCATGGTCGAACGCTACGGCAAGTGGACCCGTATCGGCCGCTGA
- a CDS encoding LysR family transcriptional regulator yields MDSRFLQTYVHVVELGSIAQAARHQGLTPATVQQRLRALEADMGSALIARSGRTVKPTAAGTRILERARNVLRDLRDLRSAATESDLPAGPLRLGATPTALTGIMPPVLRTWAARHPHIEIYIEPAPTTLLYSKVLAGELDGALLVHPLFALPKSCVWRDLRREPLVLVTPADMAVPDPLAVIAREPYIRYDRSVVGGRMADDYLRARDLRPHVRFELDGIDSIAKLVSEGLGVALLPDWATTGASAPVRRWPLPAPCPARSVGAIWPRSGVRSELMRVFVEMAERQAAAER; encoded by the coding sequence ATGGATTCGAGATTCCTGCAGACCTATGTGCACGTGGTGGAACTGGGCTCCATCGCGCAGGCCGCGCGCCATCAGGGGCTGACGCCGGCCACCGTGCAGCAGCGCCTGCGCGCGCTGGAGGCCGACATGGGCAGCGCGCTGATCGCGCGCTCCGGCCGCACGGTCAAGCCGACCGCGGCCGGCACCCGCATCCTGGAACGCGCCCGCAACGTGCTGCGCGATCTGCGCGACCTGCGTTCGGCGGCCACCGAGTCCGACCTGCCGGCCGGCCCCTTGCGCCTGGGCGCCACGCCCACGGCGCTGACCGGCATCATGCCGCCGGTGCTGCGCACCTGGGCGGCGCGCCATCCCCATATCGAGATCTATATCGAACCGGCGCCCACCACCCTGCTCTACAGCAAGGTGCTGGCCGGCGAACTGGACGGCGCGCTGCTGGTGCATCCGCTGTTCGCGCTGCCCAAGTCCTGCGTCTGGCGCGACCTGCGGCGCGAGCCGCTGGTGCTGGTGACGCCGGCCGACATGGCGGTGCCCGACCCGCTGGCGGTGATCGCGCGCGAGCCCTACATCCGCTATGACCGCAGCGTGGTGGGTGGCCGCATGGCCGACGACTACCTGCGCGCGCGCGATCTGCGGCCGCACGTGCGCTTCGAGCTGGATGGCATCGACTCGATCGCCAAGCTGGTGTCGGAAGGGTTGGGGGTGGCGCTGCTGCCCGACTGGGCCACCACGGGCGCGTCCGCGCCGGTCAGGCGCTGGCCGCTGCCGGCTCCCTGTCCGGCGCGCAGCGTCGGCGCGATCTGGCCACGCTCGGGCGTGCGATCGGAATTGATGCGGGTGTTCGTGGAAATGGCGGAACGCCAGGCGGCGGCGGAGCGCTGA
- a CDS encoding amidohydrolase family protein: protein MTDMLLQDVRLPDGAAADVLMSHGRIARIGPDLQAPPDVAREQGGGALLLPGLVEGHTHLDKTTWDSPWYVNQVGPALTDRIDNERAWRAASGHDAASHARALALAFLREGATRIRSHVDVDTDAGLRHLDGVHATREALAGLVEIQTVAFPQSGLLIRPGTAALLDAGLAAGADVLGGLDPCAIDRDPAQSLDVLFDLAEKHGKPIDIHLHEPGDLGAFSLDLILDRVQALDMRGRVVISHAFCLGGVDAKRLDGLFRRLAALDVALLTTAPPSRPVPALRACREAGVTLFGGNDGIRDTWTPYGSPDMLARAMMIGLRNDLRRDDEIGWAFDCVSAAAARACGFADYGLAPGARADLVLVAASGVAEAVAQRAPRRLVIAGGKVVARNGQLLAGVAA, encoded by the coding sequence ATGACCGACATGCTGCTGCAAGACGTCCGCCTGCCCGATGGCGCGGCGGCCGACGTACTGATGAGCCATGGCCGCATCGCGCGCATCGGCCCCGACCTGCAGGCGCCGCCCGACGTGGCGCGCGAGCAGGGCGGCGGCGCGTTGCTGCTGCCCGGCCTGGTGGAAGGCCACACCCATCTGGACAAGACCACCTGGGACTCCCCCTGGTACGTGAACCAGGTGGGGCCGGCGCTGACCGACCGCATCGACAACGAGCGCGCCTGGCGCGCCGCCAGCGGCCATGACGCGGCCAGCCATGCGCGCGCGCTGGCGCTGGCTTTCCTGCGCGAAGGCGCCACCCGCATCCGCAGCCACGTCGATGTCGACACCGATGCCGGGCTGCGCCATCTTGACGGCGTGCACGCCACCCGCGAGGCGCTGGCCGGCCTGGTCGAGATCCAGACCGTGGCGTTTCCGCAATCGGGCCTGCTGATCCGGCCCGGCACCGCCGCATTGCTGGATGCGGGCCTGGCCGCGGGCGCCGACGTGCTGGGCGGACTGGACCCCTGTGCCATCGACCGCGATCCGGCGCAATCGCTGGACGTGCTGTTCGATCTGGCGGAAAAGCACGGCAAGCCCATCGATATCCATCTGCACGAGCCGGGCGACCTGGGCGCCTTTTCGCTCGACCTGATCCTGGACCGCGTGCAGGCGCTGGACATGCGCGGCCGCGTGGTCATCAGCCACGCGTTCTGCCTGGGCGGCGTGGACGCCAAGCGCCTGGACGGCCTGTTCAGGCGCCTGGCCGCGCTGGATGTGGCGCTGCTGACCACGGCGCCGCCATCGCGCCCGGTGCCGGCGCTGCGCGCCTGTCGCGAGGCCGGCGTGACGCTGTTCGGCGGCAACGACGGCATCCGCGATACCTGGACGCCCTACGGCAGCCCCGACATGCTGGCGCGCGCGATGATGATCGGCCTGCGCAACGACCTGCGCCGCGATGACGAGATCGGCTGGGCCTTCGACTGCGTCAGCGCCGCCGCGGCCCGCGCCTGTGGCTTCGCGGACTACGGCCTGGCGCCCGGCGCGCGCGCCGACCTGGTGCTGGTGGCCGCCAGCGGCGTGGCCGAGGCGGTGGCGCAGCGCGCGCCGCGTCGCCTGGTGATTGCCGGCGGCAAAGTGGTGGCGCGCAACGGCCAATTGCTGGCCGGCGTGGCGGCCTAA
- a CDS encoding ASCH domain-containing protein produces MKRQALQFSEPLKQAILNGSKVQTRRIVKPQPSKPTTAWYADAADSGKWVAMGPARDGASELRKTSPWVSCPYGKSGESITLEDETGKPFATAVVVGVRIQRLQKLSEADARAEGTQALYHASALLPGVPLQTAFALTWCERYGAHAWAANPWVWVVEFRCQQPGEE; encoded by the coding sequence ATGAAAAGGCAAGCACTCCAATTCAGCGAGCCGCTCAAGCAAGCCATCCTGAATGGCTCCAAAGTGCAGACCCGGCGCATCGTCAAGCCTCAGCCCTCCAAGCCGACGACTGCCTGGTACGCCGACGCGGCGGACTCCGGCAAATGGGTCGCCATGGGGCCGGCGCGCGACGGCGCGAGCGAACTGCGCAAGACCTCGCCCTGGGTCAGCTGCCCCTATGGCAAGTCGGGCGAAAGCATCACGCTCGAAGACGAGACCGGCAAGCCGTTCGCCACCGCGGTCGTGGTGGGCGTGCGCATCCAGCGCCTGCAAAAACTGTCTGAAGCCGACGCGCGCGCCGAAGGCACGCAGGCGCTCTATCACGCGTCCGCGCTGCTGCCGGGCGTACCACTGCAAACAGCGTTTGCCCTGACCTGGTGCGAACGCTATGGCGCGCACGCCTGGGCCGCCAATCCGTGGGTCTGGGTGGTCGAATTCCGCTGCCAGCAGCCGGGCGAGGAATAG
- a CDS encoding virulence factor, whose protein sequence is MKNWLIAGAGIAGLLISSVALARVDVGISIGVPGVVYPAPVYVAPAPVYVAPAPVYAPPPPVYYRPAPVYVAPPVVYPAPVYIRGGGYWGHRGGYYRGPGPGYYHGRGGWHR, encoded by the coding sequence ATGAAAAATTGGCTAATCGCTGGGGCCGGTATCGCCGGCCTGCTGATCTCCAGCGTCGCGTTGGCCCGCGTCGACGTCGGCATCTCGATCGGCGTCCCCGGGGTCGTGTACCCGGCGCCGGTCTATGTGGCACCCGCGCCCGTCTACGTGGCGCCGGCACCCGTCTATGCCCCGCCGCCCCCGGTTTACTACCGCCCGGCGCCCGTCTACGTCGCGCCCCCGGTGGTGTACCCGGCGCCGGTCTACATCCGCGGCGGCGGCTACTGGGGCCACCGTGGCGGCTACTATCGCGGCCCCGGCCCGGGTTATTACCACGGCCGCGGCGGCTGGCACCGCTGA
- the serS gene encoding serine--tRNA ligase has product MLDPILLRKDLQTVVDRLKSRGVSFDTERFNELESRRKAVQTETESLQARRNALAKQIGQLKAKGEDSEALMAVMAESKAVPERLKQLEEALAALQQPLNELLMSVPNLPHASVPLGESADDNVEVRRWLPAAAGADGNPPALPFEARDHVALGEPLGLDFDMAAKLSGARFSFMRGPIARLHRALSQFMLDLQTGTHGYTECYTPYIVNASTLYGTGQLPKFKDDMFAVSKGGGDDDPKVDEHGKPFVREDQYLISTSEITLTSVARDTIQAAADLPLKLTAHTPCFRSEAGSGGRDTRGMIRQHQFDKVEMVQITQPDQSYEALEDMVGHAERVLQLLGLPYRVVLLCTGDMGFGSAKTYDLEVWLPAQNTWREISSVSNCETFQARRMQARFRNAQGKPEYVHTLNGSGLAVGRALVAVLENHQQADGSILVPEALQPYMGGLTVLKP; this is encoded by the coding sequence ATGCTAGACCCGATACTGCTGCGCAAAGACCTGCAAACCGTCGTAGACCGCCTCAAGAGCCGTGGCGTGTCCTTCGACACGGAACGGTTCAACGAGCTGGAGTCTCGCCGCAAGGCGGTCCAGACCGAAACCGAATCCCTGCAAGCCCGCCGCAACGCGCTGGCCAAGCAGATCGGTCAGCTCAAGGCCAAGGGCGAGGACTCGGAAGCCTTGATGGCCGTCATGGCCGAATCGAAGGCCGTGCCCGAGCGCCTGAAGCAGCTGGAAGAAGCGCTGGCCGCCCTGCAGCAGCCGCTCAACGAGCTGCTCATGTCGGTGCCGAACCTGCCGCACGCCAGCGTGCCGCTGGGCGAATCCGCCGACGACAACGTCGAAGTGCGCCGCTGGCTGCCCGCCGCGGCCGGCGCCGACGGCAATCCGCCGGCGCTGCCGTTCGAGGCGCGCGACCACGTCGCCCTGGGCGAACCGCTGGGCCTGGACTTCGACATGGCCGCCAAGCTGTCGGGCGCGCGCTTCTCGTTCATGCGCGGTCCGATCGCCCGCCTGCACCGCGCGCTGTCGCAGTTCATGCTCGACCTGCAGACCGGCACGCACGGCTACACCGAGTGCTACACCCCGTACATCGTCAACGCCTCGACGCTCTATGGCACTGGCCAGCTGCCCAAGTTCAAGGACGACATGTTCGCCGTGTCCAAGGGTGGCGGCGACGACGATCCCAAGGTCGACGAGCACGGCAAGCCGTTCGTGCGTGAAGACCAGTATCTGATCTCCACCTCGGAAATCACGCTCACCAGCGTCGCCCGCGACACCATCCAGGCCGCCGCCGACCTGCCGCTCAAGCTCACCGCCCACACGCCGTGCTTCCGTTCCGAAGCCGGCAGCGGCGGCCGCGACACGCGCGGCATGATCCGCCAGCACCAGTTCGACAAGGTCGAAATGGTGCAGATCACGCAGCCCGACCAGTCCTACGAGGCGCTGGAAGACATGGTCGGCCACGCCGAACGCGTCCTGCAACTGCTGGGGCTGCCGTACCGCGTGGTGCTGCTGTGCACCGGCGACATGGGCTTCGGCTCGGCCAAGACCTACGACCTGGAAGTCTGGCTGCCGGCGCAGAACACCTGGCGCGAGATCTCGTCGGTGTCCAACTGCGAAACCTTCCAGGCCCGCCGCATGCAGGCGCGTTTCCGCAATGCGCAGGGCAAGCCGGAATACGTGCACACGCTGAACGGCTCCGGCCTGGCCGTGGGCCGCGCGCTGGTGGCCGTGCTGGAAAACCACCAGCAGGCCGACGGCAGCATCCTGGTGCCCGAGGCGCTGCAACCCTACATGGGAGGCCTGACGGTATTGAAGCCCTGA
- a CDS encoding replication-associated recombination protein A, producing the protein MSNDLFAADPAHRPYVPLAERLRPRTLADVVGQSHLLGPDKPLRVAFESGRPHSMIFWGPPGVGKTTLARLMADGFDAQFIAISAVLGGVKDIRDAVTVAQVAQGQGRRTILFVDEVHRFNKAQQDAFLPYVESGLFTFIGATTENPSFEVNSALLSRARVYVLQSLTPEELQQLVDRAITAFNEGHDEGARILIDADAREQLAAWADGDARRLISAVEVVAESAQAAGRDTVDAAWLEISLSQNLRRFDKGGDAFYDQISALHKSVRGSNPDAALYWFCRMIDGGADPKYLSRRLVRMAVEDIGLADPRATDLAVNGADIYERLGSPEGELALAQAVVYMACAAKSNAVYNAYNQARKFAAEHGSAPVPIHLRNAPTKLMKQLGHGKAYRYAHDEPHGYAAGEQYFPDGLKPSFYRPTDRGLEAKIQQKLAFLRELDAQERAKKR; encoded by the coding sequence ATGAGCAACGATCTCTTCGCGGCCGATCCCGCCCATCGGCCCTACGTGCCCCTGGCCGAGCGCCTGCGTCCGCGCACGCTGGCCGACGTGGTCGGCCAGTCGCACCTGCTGGGGCCGGACAAGCCGCTGCGCGTGGCGTTCGAGTCGGGCCGTCCGCACTCCATGATCTTCTGGGGCCCGCCGGGCGTGGGCAAGACCACGCTGGCGCGGCTCATGGCCGACGGTTTCGACGCCCAGTTCATCGCCATCTCCGCCGTCCTGGGCGGCGTCAAGGACATCCGCGACGCCGTCACCGTGGCGCAAGTGGCGCAGGGGCAGGGCCGCCGCACCATCCTGTTCGTCGACGAGGTGCACCGCTTCAACAAGGCGCAGCAGGACGCGTTCCTGCCCTACGTCGAAAGCGGGCTGTTCACCTTCATCGGCGCCACCACCGAGAATCCCTCGTTCGAGGTCAACTCGGCGCTGCTGTCGCGCGCCCGCGTCTACGTGCTGCAGTCGCTCACGCCCGAGGAACTGCAGCAGCTGGTCGACCGCGCCATCACCGCGTTCAACGAAGGCCACGACGAGGGCGCCCGCATCCTGATTGACGCCGACGCGCGCGAACAACTGGCGGCGTGGGCCGACGGCGACGCGCGCCGCCTGATCAGCGCGGTCGAGGTGGTGGCCGAATCGGCGCAGGCGGCCGGCCGCGACACGGTCGACGCGGCCTGGCTCGAGATCTCGCTGTCGCAGAACCTGCGGCGCTTCGACAAGGGCGGCGACGCCTTCTACGACCAGATCAGCGCGCTGCACAAGTCGGTGCGCGGCTCCAACCCCGACGCCGCGCTGTACTGGTTCTGCCGCATGATCGACGGCGGCGCCGATCCCAAGTACCTGTCGCGCCGGCTGGTGCGCATGGCGGTCGAGGACATCGGCCTGGCCGACCCGCGCGCCACCGACCTGGCCGTGAACGGCGCCGACATCTACGAGCGGCTGGGCTCGCCCGAGGGCGAGCTGGCGCTGGCCCAGGCGGTGGTCTACATGGCCTGCGCGGCCAAGTCCAACGCCGTCTACAACGCCTACAACCAGGCGCGCAAATTCGCCGCCGAACACGGCAGCGCGCCGGTGCCGATCCACCTGCGCAACGCGCCCACCAAGTTGATGAAACAATTGGGCCATGGCAAGGCCTACCGCTATGCCCACGACGAGCCGCATGGCTATGCCGCGGGCGAGCAATATTTCCCCGATGGGCTCAAGCCTTCCTTCTATCGGCCGACCGATCGCGGCCTGGAGGCTAAAATCCAGCAGAAGTTGGCATTTCTGCGCGAGCTGGACGCGCAAGAACGTGCCAAGAAACGGTAA
- a CDS encoding deaminated glutathione amidase, protein MLKVALGQFAVSRVWEENAQVCVDLMARAREGGAGLLVLPEGILARDITDPQIVLKAAQPLDGPFITRLLEASRGSSLATMMCVHVPTGDGRVWNTLVTLQDGRIVSQYRKLHLYDAFTMKESTNVTPGNDIPPLLEIGGLKVGLMTCYDVRFPELARRLALDGADLLALPAAWVRGPLKERHWEVLVTARALENTCYVAATGECGERNIGCSMVVDPLGVVTAQAGEAPALVFADIDPERLAHARKVLPVLANRRFSTPELA, encoded by the coding sequence ATGCTGAAAGTCGCTTTGGGCCAGTTCGCCGTCAGCCGCGTCTGGGAAGAGAACGCCCAGGTCTGCGTCGATCTCATGGCGCGCGCCCGCGAGGGCGGCGCCGGCCTGCTGGTGCTGCCCGAGGGCATCCTGGCGCGCGACATCACCGACCCGCAGATCGTGCTGAAGGCCGCCCAGCCGCTGGACGGCCCCTTCATCACGCGCCTGCTCGAGGCCAGCCGCGGCTCGTCGCTGGCCACCATGATGTGCGTGCACGTGCCGACGGGCGACGGCCGGGTCTGGAACACGCTGGTCACGCTGCAGGACGGCCGCATCGTGTCGCAGTACCGCAAGCTGCACCTGTACGACGCCTTCACCATGAAGGAATCCACCAACGTCACGCCCGGCAACGACATTCCGCCGCTGCTGGAGATCGGCGGCCTGAAGGTCGGCCTGATGACCTGCTACGACGTGCGTTTCCCCGAACTGGCGCGCCGCCTGGCGCTGGACGGCGCCGACCTGCTGGCGCTGCCGGCGGCCTGGGTGCGCGGTCCGTTGAAGGAAAGGCACTGGGAAGTGCTGGTCACGGCGCGCGCGCTGGAAAACACCTGCTACGTCGCCGCCACCGGCGAGTGCGGCGAACGCAACATCGGCTGCAGCATGGTGGTGGATCCGCTGGGCGTGGTCACGGCGCAGGCCGGCGAGGCGCCGGCGCTGGTGTTCGCCGACATCGATCCCGAGCGCCTGGCGCATGCCCGCAAGGTGCTGCCGGTGTTGGCCAACCGCCGGTTTTCCACGCCGGAACTGGCCTGA